Proteins from a single region of Limisphaerales bacterium:
- the cas1 gene encoding type II CRISPR-associated endonuclease Cas1, whose protein sequence is MSYHIVNIDSPKCSLSCRDGQLTCRSDDGEVRMLPLEDIASIIITSFSAHLHSHLLLEAAKHGVALIICETFKPVSLLLPANRATDTLLTRAQVDLAEPLRRELWQRTVDAKCANQLSLATQLAPEDPRLGALAHWAAARHPTQEATSAKYFWAILASSLNEPSFERARDKGGLNHLLNYGYAVLLSTVLQKCFGVGLDPTFGIHHAIRERATPLAYDLMEPFRPRVDWRVAQWVHQNPDEKSWEVTPEYRQWITTLPVEKISHHGRQLPLQGVLENTTRGFRRAVLEQTPKYYEPWTQGNSKWAG, encoded by the coding sequence ATGTCGTATCACATTGTAAACATAGACAGCCCCAAGTGCTCGCTGAGCTGCCGCGATGGCCAGCTCACTTGTCGCAGCGATGATGGCGAGGTGCGGATGCTGCCGTTGGAGGATATCGCCTCCATCATCATCACCAGTTTCTCCGCCCACCTCCACAGCCACCTGCTACTCGAGGCCGCCAAGCACGGCGTGGCGCTCATCATCTGCGAAACCTTCAAACCCGTCAGCCTCCTGCTCCCTGCTAATCGAGCCACCGACACACTGCTCACCCGCGCCCAGGTGGATTTGGCCGAACCCCTGCGCCGCGAGCTGTGGCAGCGCACCGTGGATGCCAAGTGCGCCAACCAACTCTCCCTAGCCACCCAACTCGCGCCGGAAGATCCCCGCCTCGGCGCGCTCGCCCATTGGGCCGCCGCCCGCCATCCCACACAGGAAGCCACCAGCGCAAAATATTTTTGGGCTATCCTCGCTAGTTCATTGAACGAGCCGAGCTTTGAGCGCGCCCGCGACAAGGGCGGCCTCAACCATTTATTGAATTACGGATACGCCGTGCTCCTCTCCACCGTCCTTCAAAAATGCTTTGGCGTGGGTCTCGACCCCACCTTCGGCATCCACCACGCCATCCGCGAACGCGCCACCCCGCTGGCCTACGACCTGATGGAACCCTTCCGCCCCCGCGTGGATTGGCGCGTCGCCCAATGGGTCCACCAAAACCCCGACGAGAAAAGCTGGGAAGTCACCCCCGAATACCGCCAATGGATCACCACGTTGCCGGTAGAAAAAATTTCCCATCACGGACGCCAGCTGCCACTGCAGGGCGTCCTGGAAAACACCACCCGCGGCTTTCGCCGCGCCGTGCTCGAACAAACCCCCAAATACTACGAACCATGGACACAAGGAAATTCAAAATGGGCTGGCTAA
- the cas2 gene encoding CRISPR-associated endonuclease Cas2: MDTRKFKMGWLMVAYDLPVGTDEQRKTASGFRKFLLDDGFQMMQYSVYVRPCVTFARQKTHIDRVKAHLPPEGSVRAIFITRAQWERSYVLHGAPAKEEPPEQMPEQIQLW; encoded by the coding sequence ATGGACACAAGGAAATTCAAAATGGGCTGGCTAATGGTCGCATACGATCTCCCCGTCGGCACCGACGAACAGCGCAAGACCGCGAGCGGCTTCCGCAAGTTTCTCCTCGATGACGGTTTTCAGATGATGCAATACAGCGTGTACGTGCGCCCTTGCGTCACCTTTGCCCGGCAGAAAACCCACATCGATCGCGTGAAAGCTCACTTGCCGCCTGAGGGCAGCGTGCGTGCCATCTTCATCACCCGCGCCCAGTGGGAACGTTCCTACGTTCTCCACGGCGCCCCCGCCAAGGAAGAGCCCCCTGAGCAAATGCCCGAACAAATCCAGCTTTGGTGA